Proteins from a single region of Chloroherpeton thalassium ATCC 35110:
- the lpxB gene encoding lipid-A-disaccharide synthase: protein MQTLNKKLFILAGEASGDLHASGAVAELKKKQPDIDIFGIGGAKLQALGVRLIYHAEEVNFMGFAEVIKHYPFLRKVFEKIKATILEEKPAAALLVDYPGMNLMLAEFLHKEGIPVIYYIAPQVWAWKEGRVKKIKQFVTRLLVVFDFEVDFFKKHGVKAEFVGHPIIEELAEVNLPQKAEFLLEKGISPEKKLIGLLPGSRRQELERILPEMLSAAKLLRQKHDAVFLLGKAPNLPAEFYQKFLEQSGVTPTFVTAYEVMQFSDAAMVTSGTVTLESLCFGLPMVVVYRTGTLNYQIGKRLVKIQNFSLANIVSKGLYSTTQTVPELLQENMTGEKIAAEIDKLLTNENYRNTMRSSLLDARANLGSLLPSKEVADAILETVS from the coding sequence TTGCAGACCTTGAACAAAAAACTTTTTATTCTCGCCGGTGAAGCTTCCGGCGATTTGCACGCTTCGGGCGCCGTTGCCGAGCTAAAAAAAAAGCAGCCCGACATTGATATTTTCGGCATCGGCGGCGCAAAGCTCCAAGCGCTCGGCGTCCGACTGATTTATCACGCCGAAGAGGTGAATTTCATGGGCTTTGCCGAAGTCATTAAGCATTATCCGTTTTTGCGCAAAGTCTTTGAAAAAATCAAAGCGACGATTCTTGAGGAAAAACCCGCCGCCGCGCTCCTCGTTGATTATCCCGGCATGAATTTGATGCTCGCCGAATTTTTGCACAAAGAGGGCATTCCGGTGATTTATTACATCGCGCCGCAAGTTTGGGCATGGAAGGAAGGGCGCGTCAAAAAAATCAAGCAGTTTGTCACGCGCCTGCTCGTCGTGTTCGACTTTGAGGTCGACTTTTTCAAAAAACACGGCGTGAAGGCCGAGTTTGTCGGCCATCCGATTATCGAGGAATTGGCGGAGGTGAATTTGCCGCAAAAAGCAGAGTTTCTTCTGGAAAAAGGCATTTCGCCCGAGAAAAAGTTAATCGGCCTGCTGCCCGGCAGTCGCCGGCAAGAGCTTGAGCGAATTTTGCCCGAAATGCTTTCCGCTGCGAAATTGCTTCGGCAAAAACACGACGCCGTATTTTTGCTCGGAAAAGCGCCGAACCTTCCGGCGGAGTTTTATCAAAAATTTCTCGAGCAAAGCGGCGTGACGCCGACATTTGTGACCGCTTACGAGGTCATGCAATTTAGCGACGCAGCGATGGTAACTTCCGGCACGGTCACACTGGAAAGTCTTTGTTTCGGCCTGCCGATGGTTGTGGTTTATAGAACCGGCACGCTGAACTATCAAATTGGAAAACGGCTGGTCAAAATTCAGAACTTTTCGCTGGCAAATATCGTCTCCAAAGGGCTCTATTCGACAACGCAAACCGTGCCGGAGCTTTTGCAAGAAAATATGACGGGCGAAAAAATTGCGGCTGAGATTGATAAATTGCTGACTAACGAAAATTATCGCAACACCATGCGCTCGTCGCTTTTGGACGCGCGTGCCAATTTGGGAAGCCTGCTGCCATCGAAAGAAGTGGCCGATGCGATTTTGGAAACCGTTTCTTGA
- the lspA gene encoding signal peptidase II — protein sequence MKIFLIAIAVIVVDQVTKFLAKELLFHGPGVVPLIGDWLKLTYTENRGIAFGLEMGGPLFVTGFAIAATIGICYYLYISRRDNIYYTTAFGLILGGAIGNLIDRFAYGQVIDFIHFDLYRGYIFGNYLALWPIFNIADSAITIGVCVMLIWYNHIFEEPAPTELDQDHQSV from the coding sequence ATGAAGATTTTTTTGATTGCCATTGCGGTAATTGTCGTAGATCAGGTCACAAAATTTCTGGCAAAAGAGCTTTTATTTCATGGGCCGGGCGTTGTACCGCTTATCGGCGACTGGCTAAAACTGACTTACACAGAAAATAGAGGCATCGCATTTGGACTTGAAATGGGAGGTCCTCTTTTTGTCACGGGTTTTGCCATTGCGGCCACTATCGGTATTTGCTACTATTTGTACATTTCTCGCCGCGATAATATTTACTACACAACCGCGTTTGGCCTGATTCTTGGCGGCGCTATCGGCAACCTCATCGATCGCTTCGCTTACGGCCAAGTCATCGATTTTATTCACTTCGATTTGTATCGCGGCTACATTTTCGGAAATTATCTGGCACTCTGGCCGATTTTTAACATTGCCGATTCGGCAATTACGATTGGCGTTTGCGTGATGCTCATTTGGTACAATCACATTTTTGAAGAACCTGCGCCAACAGAACTGGATCAAGATCATCAATCAGTTTAG
- a CDS encoding phosphoglucomutase/phosphomannomutase family protein → MEIKFGTDGWRGLIARDYTFANLKLAALAAAKYFQSHPNFKNGVCVGYDTRFMSQQFATFVAEIYSSLGIKVMLSDDFVPTPAVSLFVRDKALAGGVMITASHNPPLYNGFKVKADYGGSAHPEIIAEIEAALPDADANYKIVRNDDFIEMTDIKGYYQDYLSERLDLELIKQSGFKIGHNAMYGAGQGVVKALLGEDAIVEYHCTLDPTFQGINPEPIPRYTEDFKAFSIEQKLDVGILNDGDADRIGMTDENGEFVDSHKLFALILKYLVEVKGLRGEVAKTYALTEVINKLCEKHKLVLHKLPIGFKHVGKLMTTNDILMGGEESGGIGITSHLAERDGVFIGLLVLEIMARRGKKLSALVQELYDEFGFFYYDRNDAHLTEAEKQLAMSRASKGEFKEIDGMKVLRFENLDGYKYFFEGGWVLIRPSGTEPVLRLYSEADSKEKVEKALRFAASLAK, encoded by the coding sequence ATGGAAATCAAATTCGGAACAGATGGCTGGCGCGGGCTGATTGCGCGCGATTATACATTCGCAAATCTAAAGCTCGCCGCGCTTGCAGCGGCCAAGTATTTTCAAAGTCACCCCAACTTTAAGAATGGCGTCTGTGTCGGTTACGACACGCGGTTCATGTCGCAGCAATTCGCAACATTTGTTGCCGAAATTTATTCTTCGCTCGGCATAAAAGTTATGCTTTCGGACGATTTTGTGCCGACGCCTGCGGTTTCTTTATTCGTCCGCGACAAAGCGTTGGCGGGCGGCGTGATGATTACCGCGTCGCACAATCCGCCGCTTTATAACGGCTTCAAGGTCAAGGCCGATTACGGCGGCTCGGCACATCCCGAAATTATCGCCGAAATCGAAGCCGCGTTGCCCGATGCAGACGCAAATTATAAGATCGTGCGGAACGACGATTTCATCGAGATGACGGACATCAAAGGCTATTATCAAGATTATTTGAGCGAGCGGCTCGACCTTGAATTGATAAAACAATCGGGTTTTAAAATCGGCCACAATGCGATGTACGGCGCGGGGCAAGGCGTCGTGAAAGCGCTTTTGGGCGAAGACGCCATCGTGGAATATCATTGTACCTTAGACCCAACTTTTCAAGGCATTAATCCCGAACCGATTCCGCGCTACACCGAAGATTTTAAGGCGTTTTCCATCGAGCAAAAATTGGATGTCGGCATTTTGAACGACGGCGATGCCGACCGAATCGGCATGACGGACGAAAACGGCGAATTTGTTGATTCACACAAACTTTTTGCCTTAATTTTAAAATATCTTGTCGAGGTCAAAGGCCTGCGCGGCGAAGTGGCCAAAACCTACGCGCTGACGGAAGTCATCAATAAACTTTGCGAAAAGCACAAGCTTGTTTTGCATAAACTGCCGATCGGCTTCAAACATGTCGGCAAATTGATGACGACGAACGACATTTTGATGGGCGGCGAAGAGTCCGGCGGCATCGGCATCACCTCGCATCTCGCCGAACGCGATGGCGTTTTCATCGGCCTGCTCGTTTTGGAAATCATGGCGCGACGCGGGAAAAAACTCTCCGCGCTCGTTCAGGAGCTTTACGACGAGTTCGGCTTTTTTTATTACGACCGCAACGACGCGCATTTAACTGAAGCCGAAAAACAACTTGCTATGTCTCGCGCCTCAAAAGGCGAGTTCAAAGAGATCGACGGCATGAAGGTGCTGCGCTTTGAGAATTTAGACGGTTATAAATATTTCTTTGAAGGCGGCTGGGTACTGATTCGTCCGTCGGGCACGGAGCCGGTCTTGCGCCTCTACTCCGAAGCTGATTCCAAAGAAAAAGTTGAAAAGGCCTTGCGTTTCGCAGCAAGCTTAGCGAAATAA
- a CDS encoding proline dehydrogenase family protein — MTASKSYNAPYSYSPVADEILDSFENTQIAYEQKSDLELNWSYFLFRMMNNDLLTKLGTTLTDMAFQFELPVDGFIKFTLFQQFCGGETLSECRTAVRKLGHFNVKSILDYSSEGDGDEESFDWAVEKILETLEVAQEDCNVPFIVFKPSGLAPTDILEAVSDGETLSGKEQAAYERVKARFYRLGKSAYDAGIPVMIDAEESWLQAAIDDLATEMMREFNREKCIVINTVQMYRKDRHDFLQKQFEQAEKENYFLGVKLVRGAYMEKERASADELGYESPIHDTKEDTDRNFNAALDFIISHIDRILLCSGSHNEESNAHLAQLMASHNIPKEHPHVLFSQLFGMGDHISFNLADKGYQVSKYVPYGPVKAVLAYLFRRAEENSSISGYVSRELRLLDKEMSRRHLPH; from the coding sequence ATGACAGCGTCAAAATCCTACAACGCCCCCTATTCGTATTCGCCCGTTGCCGACGAAATTTTGGACAGCTTCGAAAACACGCAAATCGCTTATGAGCAAAAATCCGACCTTGAGCTAAATTGGAGCTACTTTTTGTTCCGCATGATGAACAACGATTTGCTCACGAAACTCGGGACAACGCTCACCGATATGGCCTTTCAATTCGAGTTGCCGGTCGACGGTTTTATCAAATTCACGCTTTTTCAACAATTTTGCGGCGGAGAAACGCTTTCGGAATGCCGAACGGCGGTGCGCAAGCTCGGGCATTTCAATGTGAAATCGATTTTGGATTACTCTTCGGAAGGCGACGGCGACGAGGAAAGTTTCGATTGGGCGGTTGAAAAAATCTTGGAGACGCTGGAAGTGGCTCAAGAAGACTGCAATGTGCCGTTCATCGTGTTCAAGCCGTCGGGCCTTGCGCCGACGGATATTTTGGAGGCGGTCAGCGACGGCGAAACGCTTTCGGGCAAGGAGCAGGCCGCGTATGAGCGCGTGAAAGCGCGGTTTTATCGGCTCGGCAAATCGGCCTACGATGCGGGCATTCCGGTGATGATTGACGCCGAAGAATCGTGGCTTCAAGCGGCGATTGACGACTTGGCAACCGAAATGATGCGCGAGTTTAACCGCGAAAAGTGCATCGTGATTAACACGGTTCAAATGTATCGGAAAGACCGTCATGACTTTTTGCAAAAGCAATTTGAGCAGGCCGAAAAGGAAAATTATTTCTTGGGGGTGAAGCTCGTGAGAGGCGCATACATGGAAAAAGAGCGGGCAAGCGCCGACGAACTCGGCTACGAGTCGCCGATTCACGACACGAAAGAGGATACGGATAGAAATTTCAACGCCGCGCTGGATTTCATCATCTCGCACATCGACCGGATTTTGCTTTGCAGCGGCTCGCACAACGAGGAAAGCAACGCACACCTTGCGCAACTCATGGCCAGCCACAACATTCCTAAGGAACATCCGCATGTGCTTTTTTCCCAGCTTTTCGGCATGGGCGACCATATTTCGTTTAATTTGGCCGATAAAGGCTATCAAGTCTCCAAGTATGTGCCGTATGGTCCGGTAAAAGCGGTCTTGGCCTACCTTTTTCGCCGCGCCGAAGAAAATAGTTCGATTTCAGGCTATGTAAGCCGCGAACTCCGCCTGCTCGATAAGGAAATGAGCCGAAGACATCTTCCTCATTAG
- a CDS encoding TatD family hydrolase, which produces MFVDAHCHLAFPQFAQDLGDVIDRMKANRVGLLLHPGTGVETSKDAIQFCETSDFAFANVGLHPGDIDEVTDETFLELEQLAKHKKNVAIGEIGLDYHYPNIDKAKQQECFREMLRMAKRLDFPVVIHTRDAWPDTFRILEEEASSGLTGMMHCFSGGVAEAKRCLKLGFKISIPGVVTFKKSLLPEVVEALALSDLLTETDCPYLAPVPYRGKRNEPAYVVEVAKKIAEIKNVPLESVEQTVYENTIKLFRIEEKVKAN; this is translated from the coding sequence ATGTTTGTAGACGCACATTGCCACCTTGCTTTTCCTCAATTTGCACAAGATTTGGGCGACGTTATTGACCGAATGAAAGCCAATCGCGTCGGGTTGCTTTTGCATCCAGGAACGGGCGTAGAAACGAGCAAAGACGCAATTCAATTTTGCGAAACGTCTGATTTTGCATTCGCAAATGTTGGCTTACATCCAGGCGACATTGATGAAGTCACCGATGAGACATTTCTCGAACTGGAACAGCTTGCCAAACACAAAAAAAATGTGGCCATCGGCGAAATCGGCTTGGATTATCATTACCCCAACATCGATAAAGCGAAGCAACAGGAATGCTTCCGAGAAATGCTGCGAATGGCCAAACGCCTCGACTTTCCGGTTGTCATTCACACGCGCGACGCTTGGCCAGACACATTTCGCATTCTTGAAGAAGAAGCCTCGTCTGGTTTGACCGGCATGATGCACTGTTTTTCCGGCGGCGTTGCAGAAGCAAAACGCTGCTTAAAGCTTGGGTTTAAAATTTCCATTCCTGGCGTCGTGACATTCAAAAAATCGTTGTTGCCCGAAGTTGTTGAAGCGCTTGCGTTAAGCGACTTGCTGACAGAAACCGATTGCCCATATCTTGCGCCCGTTCCGTATCGAGGCAAGCGCAACGAGCCGGCGTATGTGGTGGAAGTGGCAAAGAAAATTGCTGAGATAAAAAATGTGCCGCTGGAAAGTGTGGAACAGACGGTTTATGAAAACACGATCAAGCTTTTTCGGATCGAGGAAAAAGTGAAAGCAAACTAA
- a CDS encoding Rpn family recombination-promoting nuclease/putative transposase, with translation MHAFAEKYINPFTDYGFKRLFGEEMNKDLLLDFLNELLKEEQGQITELNYLKNEQLGASDIDRKAIFDLYCENERGEKFIVELQKSKQNFFKDRTVYYSTFPIREQAKRADWDYELNAVYTIAILDFVFDADKASPEKFRYDVKLTDVETKKVFYNKLTFIYLEMPKFNKAVEELETRFEKWLFVIRNLNRLERIPEKLKEKIFEKVFEVAEIAKFTPDQVRSYEDSLKYYRDLKNSLDTAKAEGIEEGIEKGIEKVAIEMIKAREPDDKIIQFTGLNAEQIMNLRKQHAQ, from the coding sequence ATGCACGCGTTTGCAGAAAAATATATCAACCCATTTACCGATTATGGATTTAAGCGCTTATTTGGCGAGGAAATGAACAAGGATTTGCTGCTTGATTTTCTCAACGAGTTGCTCAAAGAGGAACAAGGGCAAATCACCGAGCTGAACTATTTGAAAAATGAACAACTCGGCGCGTCAGATATTGACCGAAAAGCCATCTTCGATTTGTACTGCGAAAATGAAAGAGGCGAAAAATTCATCGTCGAGCTGCAAAAGTCAAAGCAGAATTTTTTCAAAGATAGAACGGTGTATTATTCGACATTTCCGATAAGAGAACAAGCCAAACGAGCCGATTGGGATTATGAGTTGAACGCCGTTTATACAATTGCCATTTTAGATTTCGTATTCGATGCGGACAAAGCCTCACCCGAAAAATTCAGATACGATGTGAAACTCACGGATGTTGAAACCAAAAAGGTATTCTACAACAAGCTAACTTTCATTTACTTGGAAATGCCAAAGTTCAACAAGGCTGTTGAAGAGTTGGAAACGCGTTTTGAAAAATGGCTATTTGTGATACGCAATCTCAATCGACTGGAGAGAATCCCGGAAAAGCTGAAGGAGAAAATTTTCGAGAAAGTATTTGAAGTGGCTGAAATTGCAAAATTCACCCCGGACCAGGTACGCTCCTACGAGGATAGCTTGAAATACTACCGAGACTTGAAAAATTCGCTTGATACAGCCAAAGCCGAAGGCATTGAGGAAGGCATTGAAAAAGGGATAGAGAAAGTGGCAATTGAGATGATAAAAGCACGCGAACCTGACGATAAAATCATACAATTCACTGGCTTGAACGCAGAACAAATAATGAACTTGAGAAAACAGCATGCGCAATAG
- a CDS encoding shikimate dehydrogenase → MKPKKILGILGHKIDYSLSPLIHNTAAEHLGLDYYYTIFNIHSAESIPAAIEGMRALGIAGFNVTIPYKERVVKYLDQLAPSASVVQAVNTIVNQDGLLIGYNTDVEGFAEPLLPFQAQLKHQSVAIFGNGGAARATVEALKNLFEPSSIHLIVRNMRKGEELKQDLVRRSMYLKISVHETDEPATLELLKTCRLIVNATPIGTVYANAEPGTKSEPLLPGSSYIWNDQHIAYDLVYSPPMTAFLEDAKNHGATVISGIDMLIGQAARAFQLWTGKDMPLDIVKAAVMKKIAASSD, encoded by the coding sequence ATGAAACCAAAGAAAATACTTGGCATTCTTGGCCACAAAATCGACTACTCGCTTTCTCCACTAATTCACAACACCGCAGCAGAGCATCTCGGTCTAGATTATTACTATACCATTTTTAATATTCATTCGGCAGAAAGCATTCCGGCGGCGATCGAAGGAATGCGCGCTCTTGGTATTGCGGGCTTCAATGTGACGATTCCCTATAAGGAACGCGTGGTAAAATATCTCGATCAGCTTGCACCTTCGGCGTCCGTAGTCCAAGCGGTCAATACGATTGTTAATCAAGATGGGCTTTTAATCGGCTACAATACTGATGTAGAAGGCTTTGCCGAACCACTTCTGCCATTTCAAGCGCAACTCAAACATCAGTCGGTGGCAATTTTTGGAAACGGCGGCGCAGCAAGAGCAACGGTTGAAGCGCTAAAAAACCTCTTTGAACCTTCATCCATACACTTGATCGTGCGCAATATGAGAAAAGGCGAGGAGCTGAAACAAGATCTGGTTCGAAGAAGCATGTACTTGAAAATTTCCGTGCACGAAACCGATGAGCCAGCAACGCTTGAACTGTTAAAAACCTGTCGCCTAATCGTAAACGCCACGCCTATTGGAACCGTGTATGCCAACGCCGAACCCGGCACAAAATCAGAACCGCTTTTGCCCGGATCGAGCTACATTTGGAATGACCAGCATATTGCTTACGACTTGGTTTATAGCCCGCCCATGACTGCGTTTCTTGAAGATGCAAAGAACCATGGCGCAACGGTGATTTCCGGTATTGATATGCTCATTGGGCAGGCCGCACGCGCGTTTCAGCTTTGGACGGGAAAAGATATGCCGTTGGACATCGTCAAAGCCGCTGTCATGAAAAAAATTGCTGCCTCATCCGACTGA
- a CDS encoding ATP-binding protein — translation MSLLGSKKKCPFHGIELEIAHRGKKSIPDFPLIEVLGLPMLYCPKCFDEGKDTSLEVEAGATNKFLRDLRKLLEKADFPGQLSKPKITVNFNPFKTALEESGQSGKILEANGKHVWRRGPKENEDDSEDTRLENFETRNPKHSFDQLILEPETMSRLREAVNVLVSQELIYDSWNLKSVARTGRRVALNFYGPPGTGKTLAADAIANYLGKEILIVSYAELESKYVGETPKNIRAAFQKAAKTGAVLFFDEADSVLGKRLTNISQSADNSINVARSTTLIELDNFDGIVIFASNLVGNYDTAFLRRMLAHIEFHLPSTDQRVAIWKCHIPPEMPTEENLDFQKLADDSAGAAGGDIQNAILLAASYATMRQKSEQVVKTEDLSRAIEFLLQGKHKIIGHHTV, via the coding sequence ATGTCGCTTTTAGGTAGCAAGAAAAAATGTCCGTTTCATGGAATTGAGTTAGAAATTGCGCATCGCGGAAAAAAAAGCATTCCTGATTTTCCTTTGATTGAAGTCTTGGGATTGCCGATGCTTTATTGCCCAAAATGTTTTGATGAAGGAAAAGACACGTCGCTTGAGGTGGAAGCCGGCGCAACGAACAAGTTTTTGCGCGACTTGAGGAAATTGCTCGAGAAAGCTGATTTTCCAGGACAGCTTTCCAAGCCTAAAATTACCGTGAATTTTAATCCGTTTAAGACTGCGCTGGAGGAATCCGGCCAGAGCGGAAAAATTCTTGAAGCGAATGGAAAACACGTTTGGCGACGCGGTCCAAAAGAAAATGAGGACGACTCGGAAGATACGCGGCTTGAAAACTTCGAAACCAGAAACCCAAAGCACAGCTTCGATCAATTGATTTTAGAGCCGGAAACCATGAGCAGGCTTCGCGAGGCGGTGAATGTGCTGGTTTCGCAAGAATTAATTTATGATTCGTGGAATTTGAAATCGGTGGCGCGAACAGGTCGCCGCGTCGCGCTCAATTTCTATGGACCTCCGGGCACGGGAAAAACACTTGCCGCAGATGCGATTGCAAACTATCTCGGCAAGGAAATTTTGATTGTCAGTTATGCTGAATTGGAGTCGAAATACGTGGGCGAAACGCCAAAAAATATCCGCGCGGCGTTTCAAAAAGCAGCCAAAACCGGCGCTGTTTTGTTTTTTGATGAAGCCGATTCGGTGCTCGGCAAACGCTTGACGAACATTTCCCAATCTGCCGACAACAGCATCAATGTGGCGAGAAGCACCACGCTCATCGAATTGGATAATTTTGACGGCATCGTCATTTTCGCCTCGAACCTTGTCGGCAACTACGACACGGCCTTTTTGCGCCGAATGCTTGCCCACATCGAGTTTCATCTGCCAAGCACTGACCAGCGCGTGGCCATTTGGAAATGCCACATTCCGCCAGAAATGCCCACCGAAGAGAACTTAGATTTTCAAAAACTCGCTGACGATTCGGCTGGCGCGGCTGGCGGCGATATCCAAAACGCGATCTTGCTTGCGGCTTCCTACGCCACCATGCGCCAGAAAAGTGAGCAAGTAGTCAAAACCGAAGATTTAAGCCGCGCCATAGAATTCCTTCTTCAAGGAAAACATAAAATCATAGGGCATCACACCGTGTAG